The Paenibacillus macerans genome includes a window with the following:
- a CDS encoding Athe_2463 domain-containing protein, translated as MKNSVKWFGLILVLILLTATFPFPPAQAADNPEAAENTRPTTVEEAIQRINRDMKEYYGLDNYFPESIPKDGQTLKLRKDLIEKRLNPPPVQTKREARKNNTFQMVYGSNHGDELVHKGRLVVRYSGFSVNGQSVSSDDFPWDAGWSGTQIQDYNLIPEPWNKTRVTEKYGIRPNRFDKYKDPANKYLSDGTFEQLIIQGLNTEYAGIPYSEFMYDNQDSDYAKVDVYKEGAKPSKGGNWIDYVHVLQPPTMFSWGFGTVYMDNSNIGVTYLDIPIAPYALLESDLSASFEKLPHEAAKGEQVQVAVRVNSTFADPVTTNYSWTLTQKNGTKLTAQDDNLSFSGHANQESGAFEIKNRTGVVLYATFTMPDSDVRIQFKVNEDGKMPKETILGNNVLDSNPLAIKLLKPTPLNYDVLSTKVKFPLNNGNPIAAALTLPRPDAYWVSNATGELKVNNETKDLFRDFEVEGNPLVDEPSAWISRNPIVHATIKREDFGDDPVNRKWSPHSNPKVPIRRSGTVSYEGSVKRDYEYKVEVCSNGVCRTEVRRETAHADFDSGEDREVYDVYVYNGTKELGKHTYKNEIENNTSDSKTKKMFWENEPYEYDVIRWMKHLDENGQPYDWTAVPGRFRRTFTQQASGDIAWKSESTMAQEYQKAREAAGNKTNRKSLYDKAVFATDRQLQKYAYPIKSGYYFNPAGKYTFTVKTVMYKQSDNDTQDHKDLVKALIDSFRYETNLIYINSKKDAVNIANEPLASKGGGFRAEAGILTAEQPKGVDGKVLLNVLDREDDESRYRKVVEPIYYSQDKDESKTHQYWKRVLEGYKESNTQGSKDNYQYREYVADKQPKMYEITETTTVTIEINPDNIPVYTHANMQNGKYYVKAWIDDAPLSGGGHTYKKLGTLQGVDVLDNIEVTVVGSMFDDLND; from the coding sequence ATGAAAAACAGCGTGAAATGGTTTGGTTTGATATTAGTTTTAATACTTCTGACGGCAACGTTTCCCTTTCCGCCTGCCCAAGCTGCGGATAACCCGGAAGCGGCGGAGAATACGCGGCCGACGACGGTCGAGGAAGCGATTCAAAGAATTAATCGGGATATGAAGGAGTACTATGGCCTCGACAATTACTTTCCCGAGAGTATACCTAAGGACGGGCAGACGCTCAAGCTACGGAAGGATTTGATCGAAAAAAGATTGAATCCGCCGCCGGTACAGACTAAAAGAGAAGCGCGAAAAAACAACACGTTTCAAATGGTTTACGGCTCGAACCATGGAGACGAATTGGTCCATAAAGGCAGACTGGTCGTCCGGTACAGCGGGTTTAGCGTAAACGGGCAATCCGTTTCTTCCGACGATTTTCCTTGGGATGCTGGTTGGAGCGGGACCCAAATTCAGGATTATAATTTAATTCCTGAACCTTGGAATAAAACGAGGGTTACGGAAAAGTATGGGATTCGGCCAAATCGCTTTGACAAATACAAAGACCCTGCCAACAAATATCTTAGCGACGGAACTTTTGAACAACTGATCATTCAAGGACTAAATACGGAGTACGCGGGGATACCCTACTCCGAATTTATGTACGACAATCAAGACTCTGATTATGCAAAAGTTGATGTATATAAAGAGGGCGCCAAACCGAGTAAGGGCGGCAACTGGATCGATTATGTCCATGTCTTGCAGCCCCCGACCATGTTTTCTTGGGGGTTTGGTACCGTCTATATGGACAACAGCAATATCGGCGTGACGTATTTGGACATCCCGATCGCCCCTTACGCTTTGTTGGAGTCCGATTTGTCGGCATCGTTTGAAAAATTGCCGCATGAAGCGGCTAAGGGCGAACAAGTCCAGGTGGCGGTAAGGGTGAATTCTACCTTCGCCGATCCGGTAACGACCAACTATTCGTGGACTTTGACGCAGAAAAACGGAACAAAGCTGACCGCACAGGACGACAACCTGTCGTTTTCCGGTCATGCCAATCAGGAATCCGGCGCTTTCGAAATCAAGAATCGAACGGGTGTTGTTCTTTACGCCACCTTTACGATGCCGGACAGCGACGTCCGCATTCAGTTTAAGGTCAATGAAGACGGGAAAATGCCCAAAGAAACGATCCTGGGCAACAATGTGCTCGATTCCAACCCGCTGGCAATAAAACTATTGAAGCCGACACCGCTGAATTACGACGTGCTGTCCACCAAGGTGAAGTTTCCATTAAACAACGGGAATCCGATTGCCGCCGCCTTGACGCTGCCGCGGCCGGACGCTTACTGGGTTAGTAATGCGACGGGTGAACTTAAGGTGAACAACGAAACGAAGGATTTGTTTCGCGATTTCGAAGTCGAAGGTAATCCATTGGTCGACGAACCGAGTGCATGGATTTCGCGAAATCCGATTGTTCACGCCACCATTAAACGCGAGGATTTCGGGGACGATCCGGTAAACCGCAAGTGGTCGCCTCACAGCAATCCTAAAGTGCCGATCCGCAGAAGCGGGACGGTGTCCTATGAAGGTTCCGTCAAAAGGGACTATGAATATAAGGTTGAAGTCTGCAGTAATGGCGTATGCCGTACCGAGGTCAGAAGGGAAACGGCCCACGCCGACTTCGATTCCGGGGAGGACAGGGAAGTCTACGACGTCTACGTCTACAACGGGACTAAAGAACTTGGAAAACATACGTACAAGAACGAGATCGAGAACAATACTTCGGACTCCAAAACCAAAAAGATGTTCTGGGAAAACGAACCCTATGAGTATGACGTCATCCGCTGGATGAAGCACCTCGACGAGAACGGTCAACCGTACGACTGGACGGCCGTCCCCGGCCGGTTCCGGCGCACGTTCACCCAGCAGGCCAGCGGGGACATCGCCTGGAAAAGCGAAAGCACGATGGCGCAGGAATACCAGAAGGCCCGGGAAGCGGCCGGCAATAAAACGAACAGAAAATCGCTGTACGACAAGGCGGTATTCGCCACCGACCGGCAGCTGCAAAAATATGCGTATCCGATCAAATCCGGGTACTATTTCAACCCGGCTGGAAAGTACACGTTTACGGTTAAAACCGTCATGTACAAACAGTCGGATAACGATACGCAGGATCACAAGGACCTGGTCAAAGCGTTGATCGATTCGTTCCGTTACGAAACGAACTTGATTTATATCAACAGCAAGAAGGACGCGGTCAATATCGCAAACGAGCCATTGGCCTCCAAGGGCGGAGGGTTCAGAGCGGAAGCCGGAATTCTGACGGCCGAGCAGCCCAAAGGCGTGGATGGCAAAGTGCTGCTGAACGTGCTGGACCGGGAAGACGACGAGTCGCGATATAGAAAAGTGGTTGAGCCAATCTATTACTCCCAGGATAAGGACGAAAGCAAAACGCATCAATACTGGAAACGGGTGCTCGAAGGTTACAAAGAGTCGAATACGCAAGGCAGCAAGGACAACTACCAGTATCGGGAGTACGTTGCTGACAAACAACCAAAGATGTACGAAATTACCGAAACAACGACCGTCACGATCGAAATCAACCCGGACAATATCCCGGTCTATACTCACGCCAACATGCAAAACGGCAAGTATTACGTCAAAGCTTGGATCGACGACGCGCCGCTCTCCGGAGGCGGCCATACCTACAAAAAGCTCGGCACTTTGCAGGGCGTCGATGTGCTCGATAACATCGAGGTCACGGTCGTAGGGTCCATGTTTGACGATTTGAACGACTGA
- a CDS encoding CpaF family protein, whose product MLTRAKVSEMQQKVSQQSGGKKEDLEELKNKYTTIQFEEALELCQKYITKVATHAFRRETDPARKREMTKAFINEFVDSQKPVVEGYYELAALKHALTDEITHYGPITKAMEDPAIDEIRINGPEQIFVETGGKTLPWEPHFIDREHLERIISKLLGVSKVRLTPKVPMVNARTIEGYRVNATHADISPYDMPAVVIRKFSKKSITPETMIKNESFSVNMFKLLSLLPKADLSWITVGPTGSGKTTLNEILVKEINPLSRIITIENPSEMRLLRREGGGEHGRVINDVLQYESVPDEDDASPATMENLLINAMRQSPHWIGPGELRTPGEFATALRAAQTGHFFFTTLHAEGDREAIYRFLTAYLMASNEPAELALRNICSAVKFIIFQEKLADGTRKVTSISEVLGSEGLEPIVNPIYKFISEDVLEEEGTHRVLKIVGKHKRVGQLSEKVQQTMIKAGIKRSRFAFLTRPPEDDEIEEYAPNGYDFSH is encoded by the coding sequence ATGCTTACGCGCGCCAAAGTCAGCGAAATGCAGCAAAAAGTGTCGCAGCAGAGCGGCGGCAAAAAAGAAGATTTGGAAGAATTGAAAAACAAATATACGACCATTCAATTCGAAGAGGCGCTGGAACTCTGCCAGAAATACATCACGAAGGTCGCCACCCACGCCTTCCGGCGGGAAACCGACCCGGCCCGCAAGCGGGAAATGACCAAAGCCTTCATCAACGAGTTCGTCGATTCGCAAAAGCCGGTCGTGGAAGGGTATTACGAGCTTGCCGCGCTGAAGCACGCGCTGACCGACGAGATCACCCATTACGGCCCGATCACGAAGGCGATGGAGGACCCGGCGATCGACGAGATCCGCATCAACGGACCGGAGCAGATTTTTGTCGAAACCGGCGGGAAAACCTTGCCCTGGGAGCCGCATTTTATCGACCGCGAGCATCTGGAGCGGATCATTTCCAAGCTGCTTGGCGTCTCCAAGGTCCGGCTGACCCCGAAGGTCCCGATGGTCAACGCCCGGACGATCGAAGGGTACCGGGTGAACGCCACCCATGCGGATATTTCGCCGTACGACATGCCGGCTGTGGTGATCCGGAAATTCAGCAAGAAGAGCATTACTCCGGAAACGATGATCAAAAACGAGTCGTTTTCGGTCAATATGTTCAAGCTGCTGTCCCTGCTGCCGAAGGCCGATTTGTCCTGGATTACCGTCGGCCCGACGGGGAGCGGGAAGACGACCCTGAACGAGATTCTGGTCAAGGAAATCAACCCGCTGTCGCGGATCATTACGATCGAAAATCCTTCCGAAATGCGCCTGCTGCGCCGGGAAGGCGGCGGCGAGCACGGCCGGGTCATCAACGACGTGCTGCAGTACGAATCCGTCCCCGACGAGGACGATGCCAGCCCGGCGACGATGGAGAACCTGCTGATCAATGCGATGCGCCAGTCGCCGCACTGGATCGGTCCGGGCGAGCTGCGGACGCCGGGGGAATTCGCCACCGCGCTGCGGGCGGCGCAGACGGGGCACTTCTTCTTCACGACGCTGCACGCGGAAGGGGACCGGGAAGCGATTTACCGCTTCCTGACCGCCTACCTGATGGCCTCCAACGAGCCGGCGGAACTGGCTTTGCGGAACATCTGCAGCGCGGTCAAGTTTATTATTTTTCAGGAAAAGCTGGCCGACGGCACCCGGAAGGTGACCTCGATTTCGGAGGTGCTCGGTTCCGAAGGGCTGGAGCCGATCGTGAACCCGATCTACAAATTTATTTCCGAGGACGTGCTGGAAGAAGAGGGCACGCACCGGGTGCTGAAAATCGTCGGCAAGCACAAGCGCGTGGGACAGCTGTCGGAGAAGGTGCAGCAGACGATGATCAAAGCCGGGATTAAGCGCAGCCGTTTCGCGTTTTTGACCCGGCCGCCGGAAGACGACGAAATAGAGGAGTATGCGCCCAATGGATACGATTTCAGCCATTAG
- a CDS encoding copper amine oxidase N-terminal domain-containing protein, with translation MKFSNMKKTIGVLACFISALAWVPGAASAAVELPLRVEYQGKPLDFPDAKPFMDKAQRVQVPVRFVSEALGADVKWAPESKTVTIRLKNNEITLVIGQTLYNVNGEAKQMDTSARRINGRTFVPIRFVSEGLGAYTKWDGAVRTAYISDTAFDPKQEKEPGGNKVVEENMHGFIVKHNTGSQLFIDKGTNEPETPVLSLLISFPEMRGADYKMQVKEVEEILLQKVDKKTVEAIMQHIQKKTNWREELEGKVFKDSNYVISVGSNTSDPIAVQVYETKNYIVE, from the coding sequence ATGAAATTCAGCAATATGAAAAAAACGATAGGGGTATTGGCATGTTTTATTTCTGCGCTGGCATGGGTGCCGGGCGCGGCTTCGGCAGCGGTAGAATTGCCGCTTCGCGTGGAATATCAGGGGAAGCCTCTCGACTTTCCGGATGCGAAGCCGTTTATGGATAAGGCGCAGCGGGTGCAGGTCCCGGTCCGTTTTGTCAGCGAAGCGTTAGGGGCCGATGTAAAGTGGGCTCCGGAGAGCAAAACGGTGACGATCCGGCTGAAAAACAACGAAATTACTTTGGTGATCGGCCAGACGCTGTATAACGTTAACGGGGAAGCAAAACAGATGGACACGTCTGCGCGCCGGATCAATGGCCGAACGTTCGTGCCGATCCGCTTTGTCAGCGAAGGGCTGGGCGCCTATACCAAGTGGGACGGCGCGGTGCGTACGGCGTACATCAGCGATACCGCGTTTGATCCGAAGCAAGAGAAGGAGCCGGGCGGCAACAAGGTCGTGGAAGAAAACATGCACGGCTTTATCGTGAAGCATAATACGGGATCTCAACTTTTTATAGATAAGGGAACAAATGAGCCGGAAACTCCTGTATTGTCATTATTAATATCGTTCCCGGAGATGAGGGGGGCCGATTATAAAATGCAGGTCAAGGAAGTAGAAGAAATTCTCTTGCAGAAGGTGGATAAAAAAACCGTTGAAGCCATTATGCAGCACATTCAAAAGAAAACCAATTGGAGAGAAGAACTTGAGGGTAAGGTGTTCAAAGACAGCAATTACGTCATTTCGGTCGGGTCGAATACCTCCGATCCGATTGCGGTACAAGTCTACGAAACCAAGAATTATATAGTTGAATAA
- a CDS encoding winged helix-turn-helix transcriptional regulator, giving the protein MGRFDERTFNCEKELTLHIIGGKWKMLIMWHLGKEGTKRFNELRSLIPGITQRMLVNQLRELEEDLIVHREVYPVVTPKVEYTLTEHGQSLMPILESMYEWGMNYKINVLKNQEVIAE; this is encoded by the coding sequence GTGGGAAGATTTGATGAAAGAACGTTTAACTGCGAAAAAGAGCTGACCCTGCATATCATTGGCGGGAAGTGGAAAATGCTCATCATGTGGCATCTTGGCAAGGAGGGGACCAAACGGTTCAACGAGCTCCGTTCCCTCATTCCCGGAATTACCCAGCGCATGCTCGTCAATCAGTTGCGGGAGCTGGAGGAGGATCTCATCGTCCATCGCGAGGTGTATCCCGTGGTTACGCCCAAAGTGGAGTATACGCTCACCGAACACGGCCAAAGCCTGATGCCGATCTTGGAGTCCATGTATGAATGGGGCATGAATTATAAAATCAATGTATTGAAAAATCAGGAGGTTATTGCGGAGTAA